The following are encoded together in the Bactrocera neohumeralis isolate Rockhampton chromosome 6, APGP_CSIRO_Bneo_wtdbg2-racon-allhic-juicebox.fasta_v2, whole genome shotgun sequence genome:
- the LOC126763346 gene encoding proton-coupled amino acid transporter-like protein CG1139 produces the protein MDKTQNSVNEDYDPYQHRKVVNPMSNFEVYISLLKASIGIGCLAMPKAFQAAGWLNGLISTALIGAIVIFALHVLLRGMYELSKRKRVPRLNYPDSMAFALQSGPKCLRFLSESARSTIDFVLAFYHFGVCCAYVVFIADNLKELLDFYGYEIDTRFYIFALSLPLSAIYFVRDLRNLVPFNAFADAMICFSFIIIFAYIFTGLPALAERSAFGDLKSYPLFFGTVLFAIESVGVIISIEAKMKSPRDYLGLNGILNMGLVTSLILYVLIAFFGYWRYGEKVKDSITSNLPMEDFFPRLARLMFAVAIFLSFALQGYITIEVCWRRYSEYMNLKPSHPLEYVLRIAIVLGAVLAAVMSSHLALILSLVGSFSLSYLGLIFPGLMDFCLRYGQGFGPYKIYLWQDMALMVFGFIGGAIGTWFSLSDLYANYQLQQ, from the exons atggacaaaacaCAAAACAGCGTAAATGAAGACTACGATCCATACCAGCATCGTAAGGTCGTGAATCCCATGAG TAATTTCGAAGTTTACATCAGCCTGCTGAAGGCCTCCATCGGCATTGGCTGCTTGGCCATGCCCAAAGCCTTCCAAGCGGCTGGTTGGCTGAACGGCCTGATCAGCACCGCCTTGATCGGCGCGATCGTTATATTCGCGCTGCATGTGTTG TTGCGTGGCATGTACGAGCTGAGCAAGCGGAAGCGTGTGCCGCGTTTGAACTATCCAGACTCGATGGCGTTCGCGCTGCAGTCGGGACCGAAATGCTTGCGCTTCTTGAGCGAAAGTGCGCG ctCGACGATCGACTTCGTATTGGCGTTCTATCATTTTGGCGTCTGCTGCGCTTACGTCGTCTTCATTGCCGACAATCTGAAAGAGTTGCTCGACTTTTATGGCTACGAAATCGATACACGCTTTTATATCTTCGCACTATCTTTACCGTTATCGGCGATTTATTTTGTGCGCGATCTGCGGAATCTGGTGCCGTTCAATGCGTTTGCCGACGCCATGATTTGCTTTA GTTTCATCATTATATTCGCTTACATTTTCACGGGATTACCTGCGTTGGCCGAGCGTAGTGCTTTTGGTGACTTGAAATCGTATCCGCTATTCTTCGGCACGGTGCTCTTTGCCATCGAATCTGTTGGCGTG ATCATATCCATTGAAGCTAAAATGAAATCGCCGAGGGATTACTTGGGTTTAAATGGCATATTGAATATGGGCTTAGTCACCTCTCTAATATTATATGTactaattgcatttttcggctACTGGCGCTATGGTGAGAAAGTCAAGGACAGCATTACCTCAAATCTACCGATGGAGGATTT CTTCCCTCGCTTGGCCCGGTTAATGTTTgcagttgccatatttttatcGTTTGCACTACAAGGTTACATAACCATCGAGGTGTGTTGGCGGCGCTACTCGGAATATATGAATTTGAAGCCTTCGCACCCCTTGGAGTACGTGCTACGTATCGCCATTGTGCTGGGCGCGG tGCTCGCCGCCGTAATGAGTTCACACCTGGCATTGATACTCTCGCTCGTTGGCTCCTTCTCGCTCTCCTATCTCGGCTTGATCTTCCCCGGTTTGATGGACTTTTGCTTGCGCTACGGCCAGGGTTTTGGACCCTACAAGATCTACTTGTGGCAAGATATGGCTTTGATGGTCTTTGGCTTTATCGGCGGCGCTATAGGCACTTGGTTCTCGCTCAGCGACCTCTATGCAAATTACCAACTACAGCAATGA